A genome region from Nocardia sp. NBC_01730 includes the following:
- a CDS encoding TetR family transcriptional regulator yields the protein MVNGCMLTVMSEQAATRGERKERTRQALLDGTLALAADRGFAALSLREIARSAGIVPTAFYRHFASLDDLGATLVDDGVTALRLALREVRRNSDASLSDTVRFVFEQVGPKRELFGFLTRERHGGSAALRKAIALELRLIVRELVADLSRISALDSWPPHDLEIAADLMVATVTDGIADYVSATPREESVIIDRTVQQMRLIALGMGAWRPPKQR from the coding sequence ATGGTGAACGGATGTATGCTCACCGTGATGAGCGAGCAGGCAGCGACCCGAGGCGAGCGCAAGGAGCGGACCAGGCAGGCACTCCTGGACGGCACCCTGGCGCTGGCCGCCGACCGCGGTTTCGCCGCGCTCAGCCTGCGCGAGATCGCCCGCTCGGCAGGCATCGTGCCCACCGCCTTCTACCGGCACTTCGCGTCGCTGGACGACTTGGGCGCGACGCTGGTCGACGACGGTGTCACCGCACTGCGTCTCGCGCTGCGCGAAGTGCGCCGCAACTCCGACGCGAGCCTGTCGGACACGGTGCGCTTCGTGTTCGAGCAGGTCGGCCCCAAGCGTGAACTGTTCGGCTTCCTCACCCGGGAGCGGCACGGCGGCTCCGCGGCGCTGCGCAAGGCGATCGCGCTGGAGCTGCGGCTGATCGTGCGGGAACTCGTCGCCGACCTCTCCCGGATCAGTGCCCTGGATTCCTGGCCCCCCCACGATCTGGAGATCGCCGCCGACCTGATGGTCGCGACGGTCACCGACGGGATCGCCGACTACGTGTCGGCCACACCCCGCGAGGAGAGTGTGATTATCGACCGCACCGTGCAGCAGATGCGGCTGATCGCACTCGGCATGGGCGCGTGGCGGCCGCCGAAACAGCGGTGA
- a CDS encoding ferredoxin reductase: MVDLINLVQTLTSPHSLDRYLELVRPTLTVRDMRAEITHTDRSVPGSVTLTLRPTRQWKGHTAGQYVQIGVVIDGVRHARCYSPVDPENGRDRRIQLTVKAHPGGLVSQFLYRDATPGMVVDLTPADGVFRLPGQRPERVLLISGGSGITPVLSMLRTLADEGHRGEVVFLHYAKSAEVVPHRIELDAIARRHQNFRIELRHPWRSGRAATRVDPGAPGVDLAPEQGSGYFDYDELERVAPWFAEAQTYVCGPRSLMNAVRKVYEAEQLDDRLHTEEFTLSVAPIDATETYGTVNFSASGVSADNTGATLLEQAESAGLTPEYGCRMGICFSCTAVRRTGCTRNVRTGESDSDPDQPIQLCISAPVGDVEIDI, translated from the coding sequence ATGGTGGATCTCATCAACCTGGTGCAGACCCTGACCTCGCCGCATTCGCTGGACAGGTACCTGGAACTGGTCCGCCCCACGCTGACCGTCCGGGACATGCGGGCCGAAATCACCCACACGGACCGCTCGGTGCCGGGGTCTGTGACGCTCACGTTGCGCCCGACCCGGCAGTGGAAAGGTCATACCGCCGGACAGTACGTCCAGATCGGCGTGGTGATCGACGGCGTACGGCACGCCCGGTGCTATTCGCCGGTCGATCCGGAGAACGGCCGGGATCGCCGCATCCAGCTCACCGTCAAGGCGCATCCCGGCGGTCTGGTGTCGCAGTTCCTCTACCGCGACGCCACACCCGGCATGGTGGTCGACCTGACGCCCGCCGACGGCGTGTTCCGGCTCCCCGGGCAGCGCCCGGAGCGCGTACTGCTGATCAGCGGCGGCAGCGGCATCACGCCGGTGCTGTCTATGCTGCGCACGTTGGCCGACGAGGGCCACCGGGGCGAGGTCGTGTTCCTGCACTACGCGAAATCGGCGGAGGTGGTCCCGCATCGCATCGAGCTCGACGCCATCGCGCGGCGGCACCAGAACTTCCGCATCGAGCTGCGTCATCCGTGGCGATCGGGGCGGGCCGCGACGCGGGTCGACCCCGGCGCGCCGGGGGTGGACCTCGCGCCCGAGCAGGGCAGCGGGTACTTCGACTACGACGAACTGGAGCGAGTGGCGCCCTGGTTCGCCGAAGCGCAGACCTATGTGTGCGGCCCGCGGTCGCTGATGAATGCGGTGCGCAAGGTCTACGAGGCCGAGCAGCTGGACGACCGGCTGCACACCGAGGAGTTCACCCTGTCCGTCGCACCGATCGACGCGACGGAAACCTATGGCACGGTGAACTTCTCGGCCAGCGGGGTGAGCGCGGACAACACTGGCGCGACCCTGCTGGAGCAGGCCGAATCCGCCGGTCTCACGCCCGAGTACGGCTGCCGCATGGGGATCTGTTTCTCCTGCACCGCGGTCCGCCGCACCGGCTGCACGCGCAATGTGCGCACCGGCGAGAGCGACAGCGATCCCGATCAACCGATCCAGCTGTGTATCAGCGCGCCGGTCGGCGACGTCGAGATCGACATCTGA
- a CDS encoding fatty acid desaturase family protein, with translation MTILTETEDGPLVLSPEQIEELGRELDELRAAIVADLGERDREYLYSIIKAQRGFEIAGRGLMYLGFLPPFWLAAVAALSVSKILDNMEIGHNVMHGQYDWMREPGLNSRVFEWDNVCPADQWKHSHNYLHHTYTNIHNKDRDIGYFVLRMDEGQSWNVLRLGQPLYAFVLMMLFEWGVMGHDLEIENILSGEKKWPEVKQLILGQWRKASRQVLKDYLVFPVLTGPLFFHTLAGNVTANLVRNVWAFAIIFCGHFPTGVQTFTEEETADETRGEWYIRQMLGSANITGSKLFHIMSGNLSHQIEHHLFPDLPASRYPEIAPTVRALCEKYGLPYNTGSLGKQIGSVWKKIFKLALPSRMVGSEPSPGVIVMRQRKASEVGV, from the coding sequence ATGACCATCCTCACCGAGACCGAAGACGGACCGCTGGTCCTGAGCCCGGAGCAGATCGAGGAACTCGGCCGCGAACTCGATGAGCTGCGCGCCGCGATCGTCGCCGATCTCGGCGAGCGCGACCGGGAGTACCTCTACTCCATCATCAAGGCGCAGCGAGGGTTCGAGATCGCCGGGCGCGGACTCATGTACCTCGGCTTCCTTCCGCCGTTCTGGCTGGCCGCGGTGGCCGCGCTGAGTGTGTCGAAGATCCTCGACAACATGGAGATCGGCCACAACGTGATGCACGGCCAGTACGACTGGATGCGCGAGCCCGGCCTGAATTCCCGTGTGTTCGAGTGGGACAACGTCTGCCCGGCCGACCAGTGGAAGCACTCGCACAACTACCTGCACCACACCTACACCAACATTCACAACAAGGACCGCGACATCGGCTACTTCGTCCTGCGGATGGACGAAGGCCAGAGCTGGAATGTGCTGCGTCTCGGGCAGCCGCTGTACGCCTTCGTGCTCATGATGCTGTTCGAGTGGGGCGTGATGGGTCACGACCTCGAGATCGAGAACATCCTGAGCGGCGAGAAGAAGTGGCCGGAGGTCAAGCAGTTGATCCTCGGTCAGTGGCGCAAGGCGAGCAGGCAGGTACTCAAGGACTACCTGGTGTTTCCCGTGCTGACCGGGCCGCTGTTCTTCCACACGCTGGCGGGCAACGTCACCGCCAACCTGGTACGCAACGTGTGGGCCTTCGCGATCATCTTCTGCGGCCACTTCCCGACCGGCGTACAGACGTTCACCGAGGAGGAGACCGCGGACGAGACCCGCGGCGAGTGGTACATCCGCCAGATGCTCGGCTCGGCGAACATCACCGGAAGCAAGCTGTTCCACATCATGTCGGGCAATTTGTCGCACCAGATCGAACACCACCTGTTCCCCGACCTGCCCGCGAGCCGCTATCCCGAGATCGCGCCCACGGTGCGCGCATTGTGTGAAAAGTACGGGCTGCCGTACAACACCGGTTCGCTCGGCAAGCAGATCGGCTCGGTGTGGAAGAAAATTTTCAAACTCGCGCTGCCGTCCCGCATGGTCGGGAGCGAACCATCTCCCGGTGTTATCGTGATGCGTCAGCGAAAGGCAAGCGAAGTGGGCGTGTGA
- a CDS encoding MFS transporter, with protein sequence MTELFATYRGFNRPSRLLMVNQFAINTGFYMLMPYLAGHLAGPLGLAAWAIGLVLGVRNFAQQGMFLLGGTLADRLGYKPLIVAGCLLRTGGFALLAFADSLPALLVASAATGFAGALFNPAVRAYLAVDSATRRVEAFAVFNVFYQAGILFGPIVGLALMAFDFRATAAGAATVFGLLTLAQLRALPQHSAEPKTASVLDDWRVVLANRPFLLFAAAMTGSSVLAFQVYLALPMQATRIVGASSATALMTSIFVVSGVIAIAGQLRITRWFGQRLGRTRSLALGMAVLAAGFVPLLLVPGTAFGVWPAVGALLLTAAVLGVGTAAVFPFEMDTVVALSGNQLVATHYGLYHTIVGIGVLLGNLGIGALLDAARGAGMSSLAWAALIAVGATAAAALFALARAGRLDAPVPIG encoded by the coding sequence ATGACCGAACTGTTCGCCACCTATCGCGGTTTCAACCGGCCGAGTCGCCTGCTGATGGTCAACCAGTTCGCCATCAACACCGGCTTCTACATGCTGATGCCGTACCTGGCCGGGCATTTGGCAGGCCCACTCGGCCTGGCGGCCTGGGCGATCGGGCTGGTGCTCGGCGTGCGGAACTTCGCCCAGCAGGGCATGTTCCTGCTCGGCGGCACGCTGGCCGATCGACTCGGCTACAAACCGCTGATAGTCGCCGGATGTCTGTTGCGCACCGGCGGTTTCGCGTTGCTCGCCTTCGCCGATTCGCTGCCCGCGCTGCTGGTCGCGTCGGCGGCGACCGGTTTCGCGGGCGCGCTGTTCAACCCGGCGGTCCGGGCGTATCTCGCGGTGGATTCGGCGACGCGCCGGGTGGAGGCCTTCGCGGTGTTCAACGTCTTCTACCAGGCGGGCATCCTGTTCGGCCCGATCGTCGGGCTCGCGCTGATGGCTTTCGACTTCCGGGCAACGGCCGCTGGGGCCGCGACGGTGTTCGGCTTGCTGACGCTCGCTCAGCTGCGTGCGCTGCCGCAGCACAGCGCTGAACCCAAAACCGCATCGGTGCTGGATGATTGGCGCGTTGTGCTGGCCAATCGCCCGTTCCTGCTCTTCGCGGCGGCGATGACCGGCAGCTCCGTGCTGGCGTTCCAGGTTTACTTGGCGCTGCCTATGCAGGCCACGCGCATCGTCGGAGCGAGCTCCGCGACCGCCCTGATGACGTCGATATTCGTGGTGTCCGGAGTGATCGCGATCGCCGGGCAACTGCGGATCACCCGCTGGTTCGGGCAGCGCTTGGGTCGCACGCGCAGCCTGGCCCTCGGCATGGCAGTCCTCGCGGCCGGGTTCGTTCCGCTGCTGCTTGTGCCCGGCACCGCCTTCGGCGTGTGGCCTGCGGTCGGGGCGCTGTTGCTGACGGCGGCGGTGCTGGGGGTCGGTACGGCAGCGGTTTTCCCGTTCGAGATGGACACTGTGGTCGCGCTGTCAGGTAACCAACTGGTAGCTACCCACTACGGCCTCTACCACACCATCGTCGGCATCGGCGTCCTGCTCGGCAATCTGGGGATCGGCGCACTCCTGGACGCCGCGCGCGGCGCGGGCATGAGTTCGCTCGCCTGGGCGGCGCTCATTGCCGTCGGCGCCACCGCCGCGGCGGCGCTGTTCGCGCTCGCCCGCGCCGGGCGGCTGGACGCACCGGTCCCGATCGGCTGA
- a CDS encoding PLP-dependent cysteine synthase family protein, with protein sequence MPNPARPELDTFRPIVLPSPASLLTTANRCPRPATMVGNTPVLWITEPLTGTPGPTDRGFWAKLEGANPGGMKDRPALHMVERAAARGELAPGAPIIESTSGTLGLGLALAGMVHHHPVTLVTDPGLEPLMHRMLAAYGARVELVTEPHPTGGWQQARRDRVAELLAEDPRAWCPDQYRNPDNRDAYETLAMELIAQLGRIDVLVCSVGTGGHSAGISRALRRYYPQLRLVGVDTVGSTIFGQPAGQRLMRGLGSSIHPGNIDYPAFDEIHWIAPAEAVWACRALAATHYASGGWSVGAVALVAGWLARTSDPDVRIAAVFPDGPLRYFDTVYSDDYCREHGLLGIEPPTAPARIARPTDAVVESWTRCTTVVDPRNADLDHTLAGSAQ encoded by the coding sequence ATGCCGAATCCGGCTCGGCCCGAGCTGGATACGTTCCGGCCCATTGTGCTTCCGAGCCCGGCGAGTCTGCTGACCACCGCCAACCGCTGCCCACGTCCGGCCACCATGGTCGGCAATACTCCGGTCCTCTGGATCACCGAGCCGCTCACCGGCACCCCCGGCCCCACCGACCGCGGCTTCTGGGCCAAGCTGGAGGGTGCCAACCCCGGCGGCATGAAGGACCGGCCCGCCTTGCACATGGTCGAACGCGCCGCGGCTCGCGGTGAGCTCGCACCCGGCGCCCCGATCATCGAATCCACGAGCGGCACACTCGGTTTGGGCCTGGCACTGGCGGGCATGGTGCACCACCACCCGGTCACGCTGGTCACCGACCCCGGCCTGGAGCCGCTCATGCATCGCATGCTCGCGGCCTACGGCGCCCGGGTGGAGCTGGTCACCGAGCCGCACCCCACGGGCGGCTGGCAGCAGGCGCGCCGCGACCGCGTCGCCGAACTCCTGGCAGAGGACCCGCGGGCCTGGTGCCCGGACCAGTACCGCAACCCTGACAATCGCGACGCCTACGAGACCCTGGCGATGGAACTGATCGCCCAGCTCGGCCGGATCGATGTGCTGGTGTGCTCGGTCGGCACCGGAGGCCATTCCGCCGGAATCTCCCGAGCCCTGCGGCGCTACTACCCACAGCTGCGCCTGGTGGGCGTCGACACCGTCGGCTCGACGATCTTCGGCCAGCCCGCGGGTCAGCGGCTGATGCGCGGCCTCGGCTCGAGCATCCATCCGGGCAATATCGACTACCCTGCCTTCGACGAAATCCACTGGATCGCACCGGCGGAGGCGGTGTGGGCCTGCCGCGCACTCGCCGCGACCCACTATGCCAGCGGCGGTTGGAGCGTCGGTGCTGTCGCACTGGTCGCGGGGTGGCTGGCCCGGACCAGCGATCCTGATGTGCGGATCGCCGCGGTCTTTCCCGACGGTCCTCTGCGCTACTTCGACACCGTGTACAGCGACGACTATTGCCGCGAGCACGGCTTGCTCGGTATCGAACCGCCGACCGCACCCGCCCGCATCGCCCGTCCGACCGACGCCGTGGTGGAATCCTGGACCCGGTGCACAACGGTCGTCGATCCACGGAATGCCGATCTCGACCACACTCTTGCAGGGTCGGCGCAATGA
- a CDS encoding DUF4389 domain-containing protein: protein MEPEKPVPPNPIRVRGDLDPALSRWMWLVKWLLAIPHFVVLFFLHIAYLVLTIIAFFAILITGKYPRALFDFNVGVMRWGWRVTFYSLSVLGTDKYPPFSLQSNAEYPADLEIDYPETLHRGLVLVKWWLLAIPHYLIVAAMVSGGVAVGMGDSDDWGGGGTIPLISILLIVALIALLFTARYPQGVYDFVLGINRWLIRVQVYASLMRDEYPPFRLDQGARETQ from the coding sequence ATGGAACCCGAGAAGCCCGTCCCGCCCAACCCGATTCGCGTTCGAGGAGATCTCGACCCCGCGCTGTCACGGTGGATGTGGCTGGTCAAGTGGCTATTGGCCATCCCGCACTTTGTTGTGCTCTTCTTCCTGCACATCGCCTACCTGGTGCTGACGATCATCGCCTTCTTCGCGATCCTGATCACCGGCAAGTATCCGCGGGCGCTGTTCGATTTCAATGTCGGTGTCATGCGCTGGGGCTGGCGGGTCACCTTCTACTCCCTGTCGGTGCTCGGCACCGACAAGTACCCGCCGTTCAGCCTCCAGTCGAACGCGGAGTACCCGGCCGATCTGGAGATCGACTATCCGGAGACGCTGCATCGCGGTCTGGTGTTGGTGAAATGGTGGCTGCTGGCCATCCCGCACTATCTGATCGTCGCCGCGATGGTGAGCGGGGGCGTCGCCGTCGGGATGGGTGATTCCGACGATTGGGGCGGTGGTGGCACGATTCCGCTGATCAGCATCCTGTTGATCGTTGCGTTGATCGCGCTGTTGTTCACGGCGCGGTACCCGCAGGGGGTGTACGACTTCGTGCTGGGTATCAATCGCTGGCTCATCCGGGTCCAGGTCTATGCGAGCCTGATGCGTGACGAGTACCCGCCCTTCCGCCTCGATCAGGGCGCACGCGAAACACAGTGA
- a CDS encoding GntR family transcriptional regulator — MPEIEEVLPKYLQIAGYLRDQIVRGDLPPGGEVPSVRELAAEWRVARPTASKALDALRQQGLVESRRGSGTYVREPQAAPRARERYERAAALGTMYSDSESVRFPFVGIVEAPTHVAAALGLTSDSTVIQRQRLIDGKSGPVELSTSWFDASLVEEAPRLMVAERLRGGTVRYLVDVLGIRSAYARDQVCARQASAEERQALALSDPAPALVYWLTAYDPDDRPLQFDEAVYPPERWAFRQEYPIIF, encoded by the coding sequence TTGCCCGAAATCGAAGAGGTACTGCCGAAGTATCTACAGATCGCCGGGTATCTCCGGGATCAGATTGTGCGCGGTGATCTTCCTCCTGGTGGCGAGGTCCCGTCAGTACGCGAACTCGCTGCGGAGTGGCGTGTTGCCCGGCCGACAGCCAGCAAGGCTCTCGACGCACTTCGGCAGCAAGGTCTTGTCGAATCGCGCCGCGGAAGCGGCACCTACGTGCGGGAGCCCCAGGCCGCGCCCCGAGCACGGGAGCGGTACGAACGTGCAGCTGCGCTGGGCACTATGTATTCCGACTCGGAGTCGGTGCGGTTCCCGTTCGTCGGCATCGTCGAGGCGCCCACGCATGTGGCGGCAGCGCTCGGCCTCACCTCGGATTCCACAGTTATCCAGCGCCAACGGCTGATCGACGGCAAGAGCGGACCGGTCGAGCTGTCGACGTCGTGGTTCGACGCTTCACTGGTCGAAGAGGCACCGCGCCTAATGGTCGCTGAGCGACTGCGAGGTGGGACCGTTCGGTATCTCGTTGACGTACTCGGCATCCGATCGGCGTATGCCCGCGACCAGGTATGCGCTCGGCAGGCGAGCGCGGAGGAACGTCAGGCACTTGCACTGTCCGACCCCGCGCCAGCGTTGGTCTACTGGCTGACGGCCTACGACCCTGACGATCGCCCACTCCAGTTCGACGAAGCGGTGTACCCACCGGAACGTTGGGCGTTCCGGCAAGAGTATCCGATAATTTTCTAG
- a CDS encoding DUF1152 domain-containing protein, producing MTSKAIAIATGGGGDVVTASVLAAKLRHRFDVVAIMSYSWDRLIIDPTPGPRGRGDFDGLTGHHELIAEVTESARLRGPGWSTLPPLVPYLARPLLLMDPAGGAIGLAAQFHAASQVFGVDALILVDVGGDILAEGHEAGLRSPLADSLTLAAAIQSELPLHLLIAGVGLDGELTPPELCTLLRRQGSAAVVELGAADVSMVAEVWNWHPSEANGLLCVAAEGWRGKVETQRDALISITDDATVVYEVDASGVAAHSLAADLFDTISLEQVEQRIRARRGYSDIDTERSRLSAHREQRTPTVDTIGDIDRYAHAASRRGVNALTIRRVIELTGAVGANAGDALRDLLRRERPSNMRPPLYLV from the coding sequence ATGACCAGTAAAGCTATCGCGATCGCCACAGGGGGAGGTGGCGACGTCGTTACCGCGTCGGTGCTAGCGGCGAAGCTTCGGCACCGGTTCGACGTCGTGGCCATCATGAGCTATTCCTGGGACCGGCTGATCATCGATCCGACCCCTGGGCCGCGTGGTCGCGGCGACTTCGACGGTCTGACCGGACATCACGAGCTGATCGCCGAGGTGACCGAGTCGGCGCGGCTCCGCGGCCCCGGCTGGTCGACACTGCCCCCGCTCGTTCCCTACCTGGCGCGCCCACTACTGCTCATGGACCCGGCCGGTGGTGCGATCGGTCTCGCAGCCCAGTTCCACGCCGCATCCCAAGTCTTCGGTGTGGACGCGCTGATCCTCGTTGATGTCGGCGGCGACATCCTCGCCGAAGGACACGAGGCCGGCCTACGCAGCCCGTTGGCCGACTCGCTCACGTTGGCAGCCGCAATACAGTCGGAACTACCGTTGCACCTGCTCATCGCCGGGGTTGGGCTCGACGGGGAGTTGACGCCGCCTGAGCTGTGCACACTGCTGCGCCGTCAAGGCTCGGCCGCGGTCGTCGAACTCGGCGCCGCTGATGTGTCGATGGTCGCCGAGGTGTGGAACTGGCACCCGTCCGAGGCCAACGGACTTCTTTGCGTCGCCGCAGAGGGGTGGCGCGGCAAGGTCGAGACCCAGCGTGATGCGCTCATCAGCATCACCGATGACGCCACGGTGGTGTATGAGGTCGACGCCTCCGGCGTGGCTGCGCACTCCCTCGCGGCCGACTTGTTCGACACCATCTCACTGGAGCAAGTGGAGCAGCGCATCCGAGCCCGCCGAGGCTACAGCGATATCGACACCGAACGTAGTCGACTGTCCGCACACCGAGAACAGCGGACGCCGACCGTCGACACAATTGGCGATATCGACCGTTATGCGCACGCCGCGTCACGCCGCGGTGTCAACGCCCTGACAATCCGCCGCGTTATCGAGCTGACCGGCGCGGTGGGTGCGAATGCTGGAGACGCGCTGCGCGATCTGCTCAGACGTGAGCGGCCTAGCAACATGCGGCCACCCCTATACCTGGTGTGA
- a CDS encoding pyridoxamine 5'-phosphate oxidase family protein, translated as MRETSEDLKELQALLDASLSRSTSHLRSIINTASTLTAEQLTHVLTGMCTLALSTVTAKGEPRISGVDGHFLRGKWHFGTARGAAKARHLAARSAVSAAHMRGEDLGVFTHGTVEILNPQEGESAADWPDLLAYFKNCYGDDFFDWDNDVVYYRLRPHWMTVYASDIAKLTATSPS; from the coding sequence ATGCGCGAAACTTCAGAAGATCTCAAAGAGCTTCAGGCACTGCTCGACGCCTCCCTCTCCCGCTCCACCTCGCACCTCCGCTCGATCATCAACACTGCAAGCACACTGACCGCGGAGCAGCTCACCCACGTCCTCACCGGCATGTGCACCCTCGCCCTGTCCACCGTGACGGCGAAGGGCGAACCGCGGATCAGCGGTGTGGACGGGCACTTCCTGCGCGGAAAGTGGCACTTCGGCACGGCGCGCGGCGCCGCCAAGGCGCGCCACCTCGCGGCGCGGTCCGCCGTCAGCGCCGCGCACATGCGCGGTGAGGACCTGGGCGTGTTCACGCACGGCACGGTGGAGATCCTCAACCCCCAGGAGGGCGAGTCAGCCGCGGACTGGCCGGACCTGCTCGCGTACTTCAAGAACTGCTACGGCGACGACTTCTTCGACTGGGACAACGACGTGGTCTACTACCGGCTGCGTCCGCACTGGATGACCGTCTACGCATCCGACATCGCAAAGCTCACCGCGACATCCCCGTCCTGA
- a CDS encoding ABC transporter ATP-binding protein: MSTAEPGQSDAIVDTEDLTRQFTLYRTEGRRWLRRRETLTAVDRLSFRIERGAAVGYIGANGAGKSTTIKMLTGILVPTSGTVRTCGLDPVRQRRELAGRIGVVFGQRSQLWWDLPLHESFSILAAIHRLEPDNARKRTHELVEQLEMADTLDTPVRQLSLGQRMRAEVAAALLHSPELVILDEPTIGLDVLSKQRLREFLRAERADRGTTLLLTTHDMGDIERLCGRVLVVDHGRLVYDGSLTGLATTVGAKRVLVVDLAEPTPDIDDLPSARLLASEGNGIRQRLAFDPEKITAAQLLAAVSERAEVRDLSIEEPEIEDVVRRIYESAR, from the coding sequence ATGAGCACGGCGGAACCAGGGCAATCGGACGCGATCGTCGACACGGAGGATCTGACGAGACAATTCACCCTCTACCGCACGGAGGGCCGACGCTGGCTCCGGCGCCGCGAAACGCTCACCGCGGTCGACCGGTTGTCCTTCCGGATCGAGCGAGGCGCCGCCGTCGGCTACATCGGCGCGAATGGCGCCGGCAAGTCCACCACCATCAAGATGCTCACCGGGATCCTGGTGCCCACGTCCGGCACCGTCCGCACCTGTGGGCTCGACCCGGTGCGCCAGCGCCGTGAACTGGCCGGACGGATCGGAGTGGTGTTCGGCCAGCGGTCCCAGCTGTGGTGGGATCTACCGCTGCACGAATCGTTCTCGATTCTCGCCGCGATCCACCGACTGGAGCCCGACAACGCACGCAAGCGCACACACGAACTTGTCGAACAACTGGAAATGGCGGACACGCTCGACACCCCTGTACGCCAGCTCTCGCTCGGTCAACGCATGCGCGCGGAAGTAGCCGCGGCACTACTGCATTCACCCGAACTCGTAATTCTCGACGAGCCGACCATCGGCCTGGACGTATTGTCCAAACAACGACTGCGCGAGTTCCTCCGGGCCGAGCGCGCCGATCGCGGAACCACCCTGCTGCTCACCACGCACGACATGGGCGATATCGAAAGACTCTGCGGCCGCGTACTCGTCGTCGACCACGGCCGCCTGGTGTACGACGGGTCATTGACCGGACTGGCGACCACCGTCGGCGCGAAACGGGTGCTGGTAGTCGATCTAGCCGAGCCGACACCGGACATCGACGACCTCCCCTCGGCTCGACTGCTGGCCAGCGAAGGCAACGGCATACGGCAGCGGCTGGCCTTCGATCCGGAGAAGATCACGGCCGCACAATTGCTCGCCGCCGTGTCGGAGCGGGCCGAAGTGCGGGATCTGTCGATCGAAGAACCCGAGATCGAGGACGTGGTCCGCCGGATATACGAATCCGCCCGCTGA
- a CDS encoding ABC transporter permease produces MVEAAPPRAGSWSTPYLTVLRSRIRAQRSYRLSFASEVFSALVMGLVEFAEVWVIFHTARVLGGLDLDAALLLFGLSHTSFALSQVLFGHLDTLPTLIRMGRLDAYHLRPQPLLLQLITSDITLRRFARAAVAIGVLGIALARNDLDWGPSTTALLVMTVLGGVAMFGGVFVCAAGLQFYLIDGAEFTNSFTYGGSFAATQPASVFPTPMKLLFGFAIPVSFTAYLPTIALLRLPGPPLLPTWLAWLTPVAALWVWLLALGLWRLGTRHYQGGGG; encoded by the coding sequence GTGGTTGAGGCCGCCCCACCCCGCGCAGGGTCGTGGTCGACGCCCTACCTGACGGTGCTGCGCTCCCGGATCCGTGCCCAGCGCAGCTACCGATTGTCCTTCGCCAGTGAGGTTTTCAGCGCCCTCGTGATGGGCCTGGTCGAGTTCGCCGAAGTGTGGGTGATCTTCCACACCGCCCGGGTGCTCGGCGGGCTGGACCTGGACGCGGCGCTGCTGCTGTTCGGGCTGAGCCATACGAGTTTCGCGCTGTCCCAAGTCTTGTTCGGCCACCTCGACACGCTGCCGACGCTCATCAGGATGGGCCGGCTCGATGCCTATCACCTCCGGCCACAGCCCCTGTTGCTGCAGCTGATCACCAGCGACATCACGCTGCGCAGATTCGCCAGAGCCGCGGTCGCGATCGGGGTCCTCGGGATCGCCTTGGCACGCAACGACCTCGACTGGGGACCCAGCACGACCGCGCTGCTCGTCATGACGGTGCTCGGCGGCGTCGCGATGTTCGGCGGCGTGTTCGTCTGCGCCGCTGGGCTGCAGTTCTATCTGATCGACGGTGCCGAATTCACCAACAGCTTCACCTACGGCGGCTCGTTCGCCGCGACGCAGCCCGCGTCGGTGTTTCCCACGCCGATGAAGCTGCTGTTCGGTTTCGCCATCCCCGTCTCCTTCACCGCGTATCTGCCCACCATCGCGCTGCTGCGACTGCCCGGTCCGCCGCTGCTTCCCACCTGGCTGGCCTGGCTGACTCCGGTCGCGGCGCTGTGGGTGTGGCTTCTCGCCCTTGGTTTGTGGCGGCTCGGCACACGGCACTACCAGGGAGGCGGCGGATGA